From Candidatus Neomarinimicrobiota bacterium, the proteins below share one genomic window:
- the lon_1 gene encoding endopeptidase La: MPSPKKKRKSPDGSDQIKLLAIDGNVPFPNIIFPVVVREERHLQLIQEAITSDRIVGVFARKNPDDLLDESNDLFEVGVACLILKMFQSPDGSMRVLLRGLHRITLDKIIKEEPYPVARVHSLVETAGDSLKTEALTRAIADLFQQILALSPVLPEEIQEIVFSIEDPSKLSDLVTSALNLKVSEKQQILEENRITERLTILVRLLKKELKLIELNAKIHDRVSSSLNQTQREYYLREQMKAIQNELGEDEESNPELLEIHRKMDSLPLSQEARDAAEKELERLKLMHPSSSEYSVGRNYLDWLLSLPWGKKTDALLELKKAAAILDKDHYGLEDVKNRILEFLAVLSLNKEAKSPILCFVGPPGVGKTSLGQSIARAMGRKFIRFSLGGMHDEAEIRGHRKTYIGAMPGRIIQYIRKIGVKNPLIMLDEVDKVGQDFRGDPSSALLEVLDPEQNFDFRDNYLEVSFDLSNVFFIATANQEFTIPDALLDRMEIIHLPGYITPEKIQIAKRFLVPRQVKSAGLKSAHIRFTAKALENIIENYTMEAGVRKLEQHISQICRKVARKIAEEPETPRVNISTRNLETYLGPPRVFKEEVPHRDMMGVAVGLAYTESGGDVLPVEATLMKGTGSQKMTGQLGDVMKESVSTAISFLRANADVYGIKTNRFLDYDIHLHFPAAAIPKDGPSAGVTVTTAVLSVLLQKKIRHDVAMTGEISLRGRILPVGGIREKVTAARRAGIRQVILPAANKGDVVRVPDEVKNGMTFFYVSRYEDIESLVFHGGIRKVKKAKNKTSKEQKER; this comes from the coding sequence ATGCCATCACCTAAAAAAAAACGTAAATCTCCTGATGGATCTGATCAGATAAAATTGCTGGCTATTGATGGAAATGTCCCCTTCCCAAATATCATTTTTCCCGTCGTTGTCCGGGAGGAACGCCATCTTCAATTGATTCAGGAAGCCATCACGTCAGATCGTATAGTGGGAGTTTTTGCCCGGAAAAATCCCGATGATTTGCTGGATGAATCCAACGATCTGTTTGAAGTGGGTGTGGCCTGTCTGATCCTGAAAATGTTTCAGAGCCCCGACGGTTCCATGCGTGTTTTACTTCGGGGGCTCCATCGTATCACTCTGGATAAAATTATAAAGGAAGAACCTTATCCTGTAGCCAGGGTTCATTCCCTGGTTGAAACAGCCGGTGATTCATTGAAAACTGAAGCCCTTACCCGGGCAATTGCAGACCTTTTCCAGCAAATACTGGCCCTTTCACCGGTGCTTCCGGAAGAAATACAGGAAATTGTTTTTTCCATTGAGGATCCATCCAAACTCAGTGATTTGGTCACCTCTGCTTTGAATTTGAAAGTCTCTGAAAAACAACAGATTCTGGAAGAAAACCGTATCACTGAACGATTGACAATTTTGGTCAGGCTGTTGAAGAAAGAGCTGAAACTGATCGAGTTAAATGCCAAAATTCACGACCGGGTCAGTTCTTCCCTGAATCAAACCCAGCGAGAGTATTATCTTCGCGAACAAATGAAAGCCATACAGAATGAACTGGGAGAAGATGAAGAATCCAATCCGGAACTTCTTGAAATCCACCGGAAGATGGATAGTCTGCCCCTCTCGCAGGAAGCCCGGGATGCCGCCGAAAAGGAATTGGAACGGTTGAAACTGATGCATCCCTCTTCATCAGAGTATTCCGTTGGGAGGAATTATCTGGACTGGTTATTGAGTCTTCCCTGGGGGAAAAAAACCGATGCCTTGCTGGAACTGAAAAAAGCAGCCGCTATTTTGGATAAGGACCATTACGGCCTGGAAGATGTTAAAAACCGGATATTGGAATTTCTGGCTGTCCTCTCTTTAAATAAGGAGGCCAAAAGTCCCATTCTGTGTTTTGTCGGGCCTCCCGGAGTGGGCAAAACCTCTCTGGGACAATCCATTGCCAGGGCCATGGGACGGAAATTCATCCGTTTCTCTCTGGGGGGCATGCACGATGAAGCTGAAATTCGGGGTCATCGCAAAACCTATATTGGTGCCATGCCCGGGCGTATTATCCAATATATCCGGAAAATCGGAGTAAAAAATCCTCTGATCATGCTGGATGAGGTGGATAAGGTTGGACAGGATTTCCGGGGCGATCCATCCAGCGCCCTCCTGGAAGTTTTGGATCCGGAACAAAATTTTGATTTCAGGGATAATTACCTGGAAGTCAGCTTCGATTTGTCCAATGTATTCTTCATTGCAACTGCCAATCAGGAATTTACCATTCCTGATGCCTTGCTGGACAGGATGGAAATTATCCACCTTCCCGGCTATATTACACCGGAAAAAATCCAGATTGCCAAACGGTTCCTGGTTCCCAGACAGGTAAAAAGCGCCGGTTTGAAAAGCGCACACATTCGTTTTACGGCTAAAGCCCTGGAAAACATCATTGAAAATTATACCATGGAAGCAGGAGTCCGCAAGCTGGAACAGCACATCAGCCAGATTTGCCGGAAAGTTGCCCGGAAAATTGCCGAAGAGCCTGAAACCCCCCGGGTAAATATTTCTACCCGTAACCTGGAAACATATCTGGGACCTCCCCGGGTTTTTAAAGAGGAGGTGCCTCACCGGGATATGATGGGCGTTGCCGTTGGATTGGCTTACACCGAATCCGGAGGGGATGTCTTACCTGTGGAAGCCACACTCATGAAGGGGACAGGCAGCCAGAAGATGACGGGACAATTAGGGGATGTGATGAAAGAATCGGTCAGCACGGCGATCTCTTTTCTCAGGGCCAATGCGGATGTATACGGCATCAAAACAAATCGTTTCCTGGATTATGACATTCATCTCCATTTTCCCGCTGCGGCAATCCCTAAAGACGGTCCATCCGCCGGTGTGACCGTTACAACCGCTGTTTTGTCCGTCTTGTTACAAAAGAAAATCCGTCATGATGTGGCCATGACCGGTGAAATCTCCCTCCGTGGAAGAATCCTCCCGGTAGGAGGAATCCGGGAAAAAGTTACAGCCGCACGGCGGGCAGGTATCCGGCAGGTGATTCTACCGGCCGCCAATAAAGGCGATGTGGTACGTGTACCGGATGAAGTGAAAAACGGAATGACCTTTTTCTACGTATCCCGTTATGAGGATATTGAGTCCCTGGTGTTTCACGGAGGAATCAGAAAAGTAAAAAAAGCAAAAAATAAAACGTCAAAAGAACAAAAAGAGAGGTAA
- a CDS encoding cyclic 2,3-diphosphoglycerate synthase, with amino-acid sequence MKQRIRVLIMGAAGRDFHNFNTYYRDNEDYEVVAFTATQIPDIDGRKYPAELAGHLYPDGIPIYDEADLVDLIHKHKIDIVNFAYSDISHENVMHKASRVNAAGADFILLGGNKTMVESSKPVIAITAIRTGCGKSQTTRRVIKALQEMGKKVVSIRHPMPYGDLVKQSVQRFAELDDLKRHDCTIEEMEEYEPHIAMGSVIYAGVDYEKILREAEKEADVILWDGGNNDTSFYKADLTITVVDPHRPGHETTYYPGETNLRLADIVVINKIETANPEDVETVRQTVREINPHARIVDAASPIFVEDGELIKGKRALVVEDGPTLTHGEMQYGAGMVAAEKYGASEAVDPRPFTVGSITKTFEKYPDIGILLPAMGYGEQQMRDLEKTIAKTECDVVIIGTPIDLRRVIKIKQPSVRVTYELQEIGEPTLKDLLRDFIR; translated from the coding sequence ATGAAACAACGAATAAGAGTCCTGATTATGGGTGCAGCCGGAAGGGATTTTCACAATTTCAACACCTATTACCGGGATAATGAGGACTATGAAGTGGTGGCCTTCACAGCGACTCAGATTCCCGATATCGATGGAAGAAAATATCCTGCGGAACTGGCAGGACACCTGTATCCTGATGGGATTCCCATTTATGATGAAGCCGATCTGGTGGATTTGATTCATAAACATAAAATTGATATTGTCAACTTTGCGTACAGTGATATATCCCATGAGAATGTTATGCACAAAGCATCCCGGGTGAATGCAGCAGGAGCGGATTTTATCCTCCTGGGGGGCAATAAAACCATGGTTGAATCTTCAAAACCGGTGATTGCCATCACAGCCATTCGGACCGGATGCGGTAAGTCCCAGACAACCCGCCGGGTCATTAAAGCCCTGCAGGAAATGGGGAAAAAAGTGGTTTCAATCCGTCATCCCATGCCCTATGGGGATCTGGTGAAACAGTCCGTCCAACGTTTTGCGGAACTGGACGATCTTAAACGGCATGATTGTACGATTGAAGAGATGGAAGAGTATGAACCCCATATCGCCATGGGTAGTGTGATTTATGCCGGTGTGGATTATGAGAAAATTCTGAGGGAAGCAGAAAAAGAGGCGGATGTAATCCTCTGGGATGGTGGAAACAATGACACCTCTTTTTATAAGGCAGATCTGACCATTACGGTTGTGGATCCTCACAGACCGGGACATGAAACCACCTACTATCCGGGAGAAACAAACCTCCGCCTGGCGGATATTGTCGTAATCAATAAAATTGAAACCGCCAATCCGGAAGATGTGGAAACAGTCCGTCAAACCGTTCGCGAGATCAATCCCCATGCACGTATTGTCGATGCGGCCTCCCCGATTTTTGTGGAAGACGGTGAACTCATCAAAGGGAAACGGGCACTGGTTGTGGAAGACGGCCCAACCCTGACCCATGGTGAAATGCAGTATGGCGCCGGCATGGTGGCAGCGGAAAAGTACGGAGCTTCTGAAGCGGTGGATCCCCGTCCCTTTACTGTGGGAAGCATCACCAAAACCTTTGAAAAATATCCCGATATCGGCATTCTTCTTCCGGCTATGGGTTATGGAGAACAGCAAATGAGGGATCTGGAAAAAACCATTGCCAAAACAGAGTGTGATGTGGTGATAATCGGAACCCCGATTGATCTGCGCCGGGTAATCAAAATCAAACAACCGTCTGTCCGGGTCACCTATGAGCTCCAGGAAATCGGCGAACCGACATTGAAAGATCTGCTCAGGGATTTTATCCGTTGA
- the arcC gene encoding carbamate kinase gives MRRSGKTAVIALGGNAISPGGKSNIHEEFANTRKSMDLMLTFIRNGYRLVISHGNGPQVGNALQRVELARGIVPETPLGVLVADTQGSIGYMIEQSLQNKLHDAGMKKEVVTVITQVLIDKDDPACTNPTKFIGQFFTEKDIQPLIKKHGWKVRYVDGKGWRRVVPSPQPVKVINSRLIRHLIDGGAIVIAAGGGGIPVYYDEKGHLEGFDAVIDKDLASAVLADEIKADELFILTGVDQVALHFGTPQETYLSQITLSEARTFDEEGHFPPGSMGPKIHGAIHFLERGGKSVTITSLDRIDDALHGLTGTRIVPD, from the coding sequence TTGAGGCGATCCGGTAAAACAGCAGTTATTGCCCTCGGGGGGAACGCCATATCCCCCGGGGGTAAAAGCAATATTCATGAGGAGTTTGCCAATACCCGGAAATCCATGGATTTAATGCTGACTTTTATCCGGAACGGGTACCGGCTGGTCATTTCCCATGGAAACGGTCCACAGGTAGGGAATGCTCTGCAGCGTGTGGAGCTGGCCCGGGGCATTGTTCCGGAAACTCCCCTGGGGGTGCTTGTGGCCGACACACAGGGAAGTATCGGCTATATGATTGAACAATCCCTGCAAAATAAGCTTCACGATGCCGGTATGAAAAAGGAAGTTGTCACCGTCATCACGCAGGTTCTTATCGATAAGGATGATCCGGCTTGTACAAACCCCACCAAATTTATCGGACAATTTTTCACAGAGAAAGATATTCAGCCTTTGATAAAGAAACATGGCTGGAAAGTCCGCTATGTAGATGGAAAAGGGTGGCGACGTGTAGTACCGTCACCCCAACCTGTAAAGGTCATCAATTCCCGCCTTATCCGTCATCTGATTGATGGCGGAGCTATTGTAATTGCCGCCGGTGGTGGAGGCATTCCTGTGTATTATGATGAAAAGGGACATCTGGAAGGTTTCGATGCCGTGATTGACAAAGATCTGGCCAGTGCAGTCCTGGCTGATGAAATCAAAGCCGACGAACTGTTTATACTCACAGGTGTGGATCAGGTTGCTCTTCATTTCGGAACGCCTCAGGAGACTTATCTTTCACAGATTACCCTTTCTGAAGCCAGGACATTTGATGAGGAAGGACATTTTCCTCCCGGATCCATGGGCCCCAAAATCCATGGGGCGATACACTTTCTGGAGCGGGGTGGAAAGTCGGTGACCATCACGTCTCTGGACCGGATTGATGATGCCTTGCATGGTCTAACCGGAACACGCATCGTCCCCGACTGA
- the sucC gene encoding ADP-forming succinate--CoA ligase subunit beta: MKIHEYQAKELFQKYHIPVPRGDIAKTVEKARSVAEWLGTDTLVVKAQVHAGGRGQAGGVKIVHSADEVADISRDLLGKSLITHQTGGGGKKIKTLLVEEGIQIRKEFYVSMITDRSAGKNILMVSTEGGMDIEKVAQESPEKIHIEPIHPATGLLPFQKRRLVAALKLSRQEGDMAGRIFENLIRLYTELDASLVEINPLVLTDESFLIALDAKINFDENALYRHPELEIYKDTSDLEEGEQMAEEAGLSYIPLTGNVGCMVNGAGLAMATMDIIKYYGGSPANFLDIGGGASAETVAKGFQIIVSDPGVKAILINIFGGIVRCDRVARGIIEALNTVDVHIPVVVRLKGTNAEEAATLLRESPLSFIVADTLADAAQKVVQAAQERGGKA, from the coding sequence ATGAAGATTCACGAATACCAGGCAAAAGAACTCTTTCAAAAATATCATATTCCCGTCCCCCGGGGTGATATTGCCAAAACAGTTGAAAAAGCCCGTTCTGTGGCAGAATGGCTGGGGACGGACACTCTTGTTGTCAAGGCACAGGTCCATGCCGGAGGGCGAGGACAAGCCGGCGGTGTGAAAATTGTTCATTCAGCAGATGAGGTTGCCGATATAAGTCGCGACCTTCTGGGTAAAAGCCTGATCACACATCAGACAGGCGGTGGTGGAAAAAAAATAAAAACCCTGCTTGTGGAAGAGGGGATACAGATCCGAAAAGAATTTTATGTCAGCATGATCACGGACCGGTCTGCAGGGAAAAATATCCTCATGGTTTCCACAGAAGGAGGGATGGATATTGAGAAGGTTGCACAGGAATCACCGGAAAAAATCCACATCGAACCTATTCATCCGGCCACAGGATTGCTGCCCTTTCAGAAACGTCGGCTTGTAGCTGCTCTGAAACTCTCCCGGCAGGAAGGGGACATGGCAGGGCGCATTTTTGAAAACCTGATTCGGCTCTATACTGAGCTGGATGCTTCCCTGGTGGAAATCAATCCCCTGGTGTTAACCGATGAATCTTTTCTCATTGCCCTGGATGCAAAAATAAATTTTGATGAAAATGCTTTATACAGACATCCGGAATTGGAGATTTATAAAGATACATCCGATTTGGAAGAGGGTGAGCAAATGGCTGAAGAAGCCGGTTTAAGTTATATCCCTTTGACAGGGAATGTGGGTTGCATGGTGAATGGAGCCGGTTTGGCCATGGCCACCATGGACATTATTAAGTACTACGGGGGGAGCCCGGCAAATTTTCTGGATATCGGTGGGGGAGCCAGCGCCGAAACCGTGGCCAAGGGGTTTCAGATTATCGTTTCCGATCCGGGAGTCAAAGCAATCCTTATCAATATTTTTGGTGGGATTGTCCGTTGTGACCGGGTGGCCCGGGGGATTATCGAAGCCCTGAATACGGTAGATGTACACATTCCGGTGGTCGTAAGGCTCAAGGGAACCAATGCTGAAGAAGCTGCCACATTGCTCAGGGAAAGTCCTCTCTCGTTTATTGTGGCTGATACCCTGGCGGATGCGGCACAAAAAGTGGTTCAGGCAGCCCAGGAAAGAGGAGGAAAGGCATGA
- the sucD gene encoding succinate--CoA ligase subunit alpha, which produces MSIILDSSSRIVVQGITGKEGQFHTAQMLEYGTQVVAGVTPGKGGNTEQGVPVFNTVHDAVKKTGANISILFVPPPFAADGIMEAAAAGVEWIICVTEGIPVQDMIQVKSFLKDTSAKLIGPNSPGVISPGKSKAGIMPGFIHQEGSIGILSRSGTLTYEAVAQVVEEGFGQSTAVGIGGDPIIGSRYIDLLRLFEEDDQTEAVLMIGEIGGTAEEEAAEWAKEHFSKPLAAFIAGQTAPPGKRMGHAGAIISGGKGKASDKMKQLQEAGICVIENPALMGKTLHDLIKERK; this is translated from the coding sequence ATGAGTATTATATTGGATTCATCCTCCCGGATTGTTGTCCAGGGAATTACCGGTAAAGAGGGACAGTTTCATACGGCACAGATGCTGGAATATGGTACACAGGTTGTGGCCGGTGTGACACCGGGAAAAGGTGGAAACACTGAGCAGGGTGTCCCCGTTTTCAATACAGTGCATGACGCCGTAAAAAAAACGGGAGCCAATATATCCATCCTTTTTGTCCCGCCACCTTTTGCTGCAGATGGAATCATGGAAGCGGCAGCCGCGGGGGTGGAGTGGATTATCTGTGTAACAGAGGGGATTCCTGTTCAGGATATGATACAGGTTAAAAGCTTTTTAAAGGATACGTCGGCAAAACTAATCGGCCCCAACAGTCCGGGTGTGATTTCCCCGGGGAAATCCAAGGCAGGTATCATGCCGGGATTTATTCACCAGGAAGGGAGCATAGGTATCCTCAGCCGGTCGGGAACCCTGACTTATGAAGCCGTTGCCCAGGTGGTAGAGGAAGGATTCGGTCAATCCACAGCCGTTGGGATTGGGGGGGATCCGATCATTGGATCCCGGTATATCGATCTTTTACGGCTTTTTGAAGAGGATGATCAAACCGAGGCCGTCCTCATGATCGGAGAAATCGGGGGAACAGCGGAAGAAGAAGCGGCAGAATGGGCAAAAGAACATTTTAGCAAACCTCTGGCTGCCTTTATTGCCGGTCAGACTGCTCCGCCTGGAAAACGGATGGGTCATGCCGGTGCCATCATCAGCGGTGGGAAAGGCAAGGCTTCGGACAAAATGAAGCAGCTTCAGGAAGCAGGAATCTGCGTCATTGAAAATCCTGCCCTCATGGGGAAAACACTTCATGATCTGATAAAAGAAAGGAAGTAA
- the ndk gene encoding nucleoside-diphosphate kinase — protein MGYTLCIIKPDAVSKGYTGKIMDDCIQAGFVIHGIRKVQLTEDQAKSFYKVHEHKPFFRPLIEFMTSGPSVALVLEKEDAVDAFRDIIGKTDAREAEEGSIRHKYGEDNRRNAVHGSDSPENAKKEIAFFFANIDLI, from the coding sequence ATGGGTTATACACTCTGTATTATCAAACCTGATGCCGTTTCAAAAGGGTATACCGGAAAAATTATGGATGATTGTATCCAGGCCGGATTTGTGATTCATGGTATTCGTAAGGTGCAGCTGACAGAAGATCAGGCAAAGAGTTTCTACAAAGTACATGAACACAAACCCTTTTTTAGGCCTCTGATTGAATTTATGACAAGTGGTCCTTCCGTAGCCCTTGTGTTGGAAAAAGAAGATGCAGTAGACGCTTTCAGGGATATCATTGGTAAAACAGATGCCCGGGAAGCGGAGGAGGGGTCCATCCGCCACAAATATGGAGAAGACAACCGCCGGAACGCCGTACACGGTTCCGATTCTCCCGAAAATGCAAAAAAAGAAATTGCTTTTTTCTTTGCAAATATTGACCTTATTTAA
- a CDS encoding DUF177 domain-containing protein, which produces MEILLSHISDEEKLFEFDERSAAIGLPEQFGRVTASIHIYSLGQKYFARGTLEVDVRLTCDICLDEFERHFEEHFEVLADSGPEPEDPDEEEVIYISPKALSIDFSDFVRDQLLLALPIQKRCRPDCKGLCPVCGANLNRETCSHETGSPDPRWDKLRALKMKIENSEN; this is translated from the coding sequence ATGGAAATATTGCTCTCACATATTTCCGACGAGGAAAAGCTCTTTGAATTTGATGAGCGATCGGCAGCCATTGGGCTTCCGGAACAGTTTGGGCGGGTTACTGCATCCATTCATATCTATTCTCTGGGTCAAAAATATTTTGCCCGTGGAACACTGGAAGTGGATGTCCGACTGACTTGTGACATCTGTCTGGATGAGTTTGAGCGCCACTTTGAAGAACATTTCGAAGTGCTTGCAGACAGTGGTCCGGAACCGGAAGATCCTGATGAGGAGGAAGTCATTTATATTTCCCCCAAAGCACTGAGTATCGATTTCAGTGATTTTGTACGCGATCAGCTTTTGTTGGCACTGCCAATTCAAAAACGTTGCCGCCCCGACTGCAAGGGATTATGTCCAGTATGTGGAGCGAATCTGAACAGGGAGACCTGTTCCCATGAAACAGGCAGTCCGGATCCCCGGTGGGACAAACTAAGAGCATTGAAAATGAAAATTGAAAATTCGGAGAATTAG
- the rpmF gene encoding 50S ribosomal protein L32 → MANPKRRHSHARSAKRRTHYTVDAPAYQNCPQCGHAKLPHHVCPNCGYYKGRPVITPKES, encoded by the coding sequence ATGGCGAATCCTAAAAGAAGACATTCCCATGCACGGAGTGCAAAACGAAGGACACACTATACGGTGGATGCCCCCGCCTATCAGAACTGTCCCCAATGCGGGCACGCGAAGTTACCTCACCATGTGTGTCCCAACTGTGGTTATTATAAAGGAAGACCGGTGATTACACCGAAAGAAAGTTAA
- the fabD gene encoding ACP S-malonyltransferase, whose amino-acid sequence MDSTLKTALVFPGQASQVVGMGRDLYQAFSPAKKMFDTANDIVGYDLADKCFNGPLSDLTQTRMTQPAIYTVSSVLFTLLKKMNFPYRATAGHSLGEYSALYAAGVFSFEDGLRLVNVRGKAMQIAGEQNPGAMAAILKLEREKVEEACQRAAEYGRAQIANINSPGQIVISGDVEAVQAAMKIAKELGATRAIQLDVSGAFHSHLMTPAKDELEKMIVDIPFHSPNIPVYCNVNGQIAETPDQIRQNLIDQIVNPVLFVDQINRMIADGFERFIEVGPGKVLQGLIHRINPDVEVKGVSGCPDLQDLCGDLAVLEHEE is encoded by the coding sequence ATGGATTCCACATTAAAAACCGCCCTTGTTTTTCCCGGCCAGGCTTCACAGGTTGTCGGGATGGGACGGGATCTCTATCAGGCGTTTTCCCCGGCGAAGAAAATGTTTGATACAGCCAACGATATTGTAGGATATGATTTAGCCGACAAATGTTTTAATGGTCCCCTTTCTGATTTAACACAGACACGGATGACCCAGCCGGCGATTTATACTGTTTCGTCTGTTTTGTTTACACTTCTGAAAAAAATGAATTTTCCCTATCGTGCAACAGCCGGCCACAGTCTGGGTGAATATTCAGCTCTTTATGCGGCTGGGGTATTTTCTTTTGAGGATGGACTCCGCCTGGTGAATGTCCGGGGAAAAGCCATGCAAATTGCAGGCGAACAAAATCCTGGTGCCATGGCGGCTATATTGAAATTGGAACGGGAAAAGGTTGAAGAAGCCTGTCAACGGGCAGCAGAATATGGCCGGGCACAGATTGCCAATATCAATTCACCGGGACAAATTGTCATCTCCGGTGACGTGGAAGCAGTCCAGGCCGCTATGAAAATTGCAAAAGAACTGGGAGCCACCCGTGCCATTCAACTGGATGTCAGCGGTGCCTTTCATTCCCATCTGATGACTCCGGCGAAAGATGAACTGGAAAAAATGATAGTTGACATTCCATTCCATTCACCGAATATTCCCGTGTATTGCAATGTGAACGGACAGATTGCTGAAACACCGGATCAAATCAGGCAGAATCTTATTGATCAAATTGTAAATCCTGTGCTTTTTGTGGATCAGATTAACCGGATGATTGCAGACGGATTTGAACGCTTTATTGAGGTAGGGCCAGGTAAGGTGCTTCAGGGACTGATTCACCGGATCAATCCGGACGTGGAAGTAAAAGGAGTCTCCGGTTGTCCGGACCTTCAGGATTTGTGTGGAGATCTTGCGGTGCTGGAACATGAAGAGTGA
- the fabG gene encoding 3-oxoacyl-[acyl-carrier-protein] reductase, with protein sequence MKSDVKDKNILISGGSRGIGYAIAEHFLKSGSRVIIVGKNPERLSSAAENLSAYGPVTPLVCDISVSMEVDALFSEIKSRFSALDCLVNAAGITRDQLAVRMKDNDWDAVIQVNLNGTFYMCRKAVRMMMAQQGGTVINISSVVGLHGNIGQANYSASKAGVIALTKTLAREAAGKNIRVNAIAPGFIETDMTKNLPDQVKENFLNSIPMKRFGLPRDVSGLAVFLASEEAAYITGQTFVVDGGMSM encoded by the coding sequence ATGAAGAGTGATGTGAAAGATAAAAATATCCTGATTTCCGGTGGTAGCCGGGGCATTGGTTATGCCATCGCCGAGCATTTTCTCAAATCCGGCTCCCGGGTTATCATTGTGGGAAAAAATCCTGAACGGCTTTCATCAGCGGCGGAAAATTTGTCAGCTTACGGACCGGTAACTCCTTTAGTGTGTGATATTTCTGTATCTATGGAAGTTGATGCGTTGTTTTCAGAAATAAAATCCCGTTTTTCTGCATTGGATTGTCTGGTAAATGCCGCAGGAATTACACGGGATCAACTGGCAGTCCGGATGAAAGACAACGACTGGGATGCCGTGATACAGGTGAACCTGAACGGGACTTTCTATATGTGTCGTAAGGCGGTCCGGATGATGATGGCTCAGCAGGGTGGGACAGTCATTAATATCAGTTCAGTTGTTGGACTCCACGGTAATATTGGACAGGCTAACTACAGTGCCTCAAAGGCTGGCGTGATTGCCCTGACTAAAACTTTAGCACGGGAAGCCGCCGGAAAAAATATTCGTGTCAATGCCATCGCTCCCGGTTTCATCGAAACAGATATGACCAAAAATTTACCCGATCAGGTAAAAGAAAATTTCTTAAATTCCATTCCCATGAAACGTTTTGGGTTACCCCGGGATGTTTCAGGATTGGCAGTTTTTCTAGCCTCGGAAGAGGCCGCCTATATCACTGGTCAGACCTTTGTGGTGGATGGCGGTATGTCGATGTAA
- the acpP gene encoding acyl carrier protein, translated as MARVTFEELKAKVAEKLNIDEKKITPEARFIEDLEADSLDTVELIMYLEEEYGITISDEDVDKLKSVGDVLLYLQTNV; from the coding sequence ATGGCTCGTGTGACTTTTGAAGAACTCAAAGCCAAAGTAGCTGAAAAACTGAATATCGACGAAAAGAAAATTACACCTGAAGCCCGCTTCATCGAAGATCTGGAAGCGGATTCTCTGGATACGGTGGAATTGATCATGTATCTGGAAGAAGAATACGGTATTACCATCTCCGACGAAGATGTAGATAAGCTTAAATCTGTCGGTGATGTCCTTCTCTATCTTCAGACCAACGTTTGA
- the rncS gene encoding ribonuclease III — MTSQSLFHKIAYKISRFLSRDKKACLGDKIYRLFPYRFQDPDLLNQAFLHASAINPETQTRDDSYERLEFLGDAVLELVVSRFLFYKFPDYSEGKLTQMRSKLVNRTTLSKVSTTLGFGDLMILGRGGEKDNLRTLHSVLSDLYESFTGALYLDGGYQVASDFIHQTLLINHHKYIPAQDTQNYKGRLYEYCQKNGLSEPVFKVISENGPEHGKDFEISVIINGDVYGTGMGKNKKSAAQEAARFALGRIKDEEKNQPSS, encoded by the coding sequence ATGACATCACAATCCCTGTTTCATAAAATAGCCTACAAAATTTCCCGTTTTCTCTCACGGGATAAAAAAGCCTGCCTGGGAGATAAAATCTACCGTTTGTTTCCCTACCGTTTTCAGGATCCGGATCTCTTAAACCAGGCCTTTTTACATGCTTCTGCCATTAATCCCGAAACCCAGACCCGGGACGACAGTTATGAACGGCTGGAATTTTTAGGGGATGCTGTACTGGAACTGGTGGTTAGCCGTTTCCTGTTTTATAAATTTCCTGACTATTCTGAAGGAAAACTGACGCAGATGCGTTCAAAGCTGGTAAACCGGACAACCCTTTCGAAGGTGTCGACGACATTGGGGTTTGGGGATCTTATGATTCTGGGACGGGGAGGAGAGAAGGATAATTTACGGACACTCCATTCTGTGTTGTCAGACCTGTATGAATCCTTCACCGGTGCTTTGTACCTGGACGGTGGGTATCAGGTTGCTTCAGATTTTATTCATCAGACGCTGTTAATTAACCACCATAAGTATATCCCTGCCCAGGATACACAGAATTATAAGGGTCGCCTGTATGAATACTGCCAGAAAAATGGCCTTTCAGAACCGGTTTTTAAAGTCATTAGTGAAAATGGACCGGAACATGGGAAAGATTTTGAAATCAGTGTTATTATAAATGGTGACGTGTATGGTACGGGAATGGGTAAAAACAAAAAGTCTGCAGCCCAGGAGGCGGCACGTTTTGCCCTTGGACGTATCAAGGATGAAGAAAAAAATCAGCCATCTTCCTGA